A window of Rufibacter sp. LB8 contains these coding sequences:
- a CDS encoding family 43 glycosylhydrolase has product MKNKFLSISAALLGLWVSGCSVKQPAGTNTETSATSSTLTVTYTNPVLPGDYADPSVVRVGSDYWATATSSEWAPLYPILHSKNLVDWETVGHVFPKEPPAWAEAHFWAPEISYEKGRYYIYYTAKKKGGNLCVGVASSSKATGPYTDHGPLVCQEVGSIDGFPIRDEKGDLYLIWKEDGNSKGLPTPLWGQRMNEERTALTGEKFELFRNDKGTWEGGLVEGSALVNRNGYFYMFYAGDACCGRQCTYGVGVARAKNLRGPWEKFAGNPIMKKNESWTCPGHGTVVTTEAGQDYFLYHAYSANITVYPGRQGLLDEILWGTDGWPTFKTNSPILTATAPHKTNAPESLNIQDEFTSTTLHQDWQWFVTQPPFTKVQGGKLTLQAAPAGIGSALTRRTVGGNYTATTVLSPNQVPSGVSAGLAAVGDPNHAVGVSLLNGEVVLWSTKDNKTEIISRASLPSQENLHLRLTTTKGDQLQFAYSANSSIWTTLNNGQAVSGAFLPPWDRGVRVGLVVKGPATGSASFESFQLVNSPE; this is encoded by the coding sequence ATGAAAAATAAGTTCCTATCCATTTCTGCGGCGCTGTTGGGGCTGTGGGTTTCTGGTTGCAGCGTGAAGCAGCCGGCGGGTACTAACACAGAAACTAGTGCTACTTCGTCAACCCTAACGGTTACCTATACCAACCCCGTGTTGCCCGGCGATTACGCAGACCCGTCGGTGGTGCGCGTAGGGTCAGATTACTGGGCCACAGCCACGTCTTCTGAGTGGGCGCCGCTGTACCCTATTCTGCATTCCAAAAACCTGGTGGACTGGGAAACGGTGGGCCATGTGTTCCCGAAAGAGCCTCCGGCCTGGGCCGAGGCACATTTCTGGGCGCCTGAAATCTCGTATGAAAAAGGCCGCTACTACATCTATTACACCGCCAAGAAAAAAGGCGGAAACCTGTGCGTGGGCGTCGCCAGTTCTTCTAAAGCAACCGGTCCGTACACCGATCATGGTCCCTTGGTCTGTCAGGAAGTAGGTTCTATTGACGGTTTCCCCATCAGAGACGAAAAAGGCGACTTGTACTTAATCTGGAAGGAAGACGGCAACAGCAAAGGCTTGCCTACCCCGCTCTGGGGCCAGCGCATGAACGAGGAACGCACCGCCCTTACCGGTGAGAAATTTGAATTGTTCCGGAACGACAAAGGCACCTGGGAAGGCGGCTTGGTGGAAGGCTCGGCGCTGGTGAACCGCAATGGCTATTTCTATATGTTCTACGCAGGTGACGCCTGCTGCGGCCGCCAGTGTACCTACGGCGTAGGCGTGGCGCGCGCCAAAAACCTGCGCGGGCCATGGGAGAAATTTGCCGGCAACCCCATCATGAAGAAAAACGAAAGCTGGACTTGCCCCGGCCACGGCACGGTGGTGACCACAGAAGCTGGGCAAGATTATTTCCTGTACCACGCCTACAGCGCCAATATCACCGTTTACCCCGGCCGCCAAGGTTTGCTAGACGAGATTTTGTGGGGCACCGATGGCTGGCCTACCTTTAAAACCAACTCACCCATCTTGACCGCCACTGCCCCGCACAAAACCAATGCGCCAGAGAGCTTGAATATACAGGACGAATTCACCAGCACCACCTTGCACCAGGACTGGCAGTGGTTTGTGACGCAGCCGCCGTTCACCAAGGTGCAGGGCGGAAAATTGACGTTGCAGGCGGCGCCCGCCGGCATTGGCAGCGCCTTAACCCGCCGTACCGTAGGCGGAAACTACACGGCCACCACCGTGTTGTCGCCCAACCAAGTACCTTCGGGCGTATCAGCCGGATTGGCGGCGGTAGGTGATCCTAACCACGCGGTAGGCGTGTCTCTGCTCAACGGCGAAGTGGTGCTGTGGTCCACCAAAGACAATAAAACCGAGATTATTTCGCGCGCTAGCCTGCCCAGCCAGGAAAATCTGCACCTGCGCCTGACCACCACCAAAGGAGATCAACTGCAATTTGCCTACAGCGCCAATAGCTCAATTTGGACAACCCTCAACAACGGCCAAGCCGTGAGTGGCGCGTTCTTGCCGCCCTGGGACCGCGGCGTGCGCGTAGGTTTGGTGGTGAAAGGTCCGGCCACTGGTTCTGCCAGCTTTGAGTCTTTCCAGTTGGTGAACAGCCCAGAGTAG